TGTGCGCGAAAGATGATCTTGTGGCCCGAAGATCTGCCATGCTTGCTGCTGCGGTGGTGATACCCCTTTCTTTCATCCTTGCCTTCTTCGGGCTGTTAGTGAAGGCTAATTTTCCGGGCATCGTGCCCGAGGCAGCACTGCCGAAGGCCTTGAGCGCAGTCATACCCGCGGGGCTTAAGGGTTTGATTGTGGCCGGATTTTTGGGGGCGATCATGTCTTCTGCTGACACCTGCCTGATTTCTGCATCTACCATCCTTTCGCTCAATGTGGTTGGCCCGTTCCGGCGGGTTTCAGAAAGGGAGCAGCTGAAAGTCACCAGAGCAGTCCTTGTGGCCGTGGGATGTGCTGCCTGGCTGATAGCGAGCTTGCAGCAAGGAATCATTTCATCACTCCTTCTGGGCTATACTGTCTTTGTTGGGGGTATTGTCTTTCCAACCCTGGCGAGTTTTTGTCAACGGCAATTCAAGATCACATCAAACGGCGCTTTGTGGGCGATTGTGGTTGGAGGAGGCGCCGCTATCATGGGAAAGATCCACGGCGGCGCCCCTATGAAGGCCATCCTTTCCGCTAGCGGTGAGGAGTTCTTGCAACTCATAATGGGCCCCCAGTATCTGAGCATCCTTCCCATCGTTTTGTGCCTCGTGGTGATGATCGGGGTGAGCCGGATTACGCGCTCTACTCAGGTGGATAGACTGAAGGTGGAAGGCTAATAGGGACAAATCATGCGTGATCACACAAAACTTCGGGCATTTGAGTTGGCTGGCGAGGTAGCAGTATTGGTTTATCGGGTGACCGCAAGGTTTCCGAGAGAAGAGTTGTATGGTTTGACTTCTCAAATGCGCCGAGCAGCAATTTCGATTCCTTCTAACATCGTTGAAGGATGCGCACGTGACAGTCAGGCCGATTACCTTCGTTTTCTCCACATAGCCTTCGGGTCATTGAGGGAACTGCATTATCAACTAAGTTTATCGAAGCGTTTGGGCTTCTTGTCCAACGAGAATTCATCCCTGATTGAACCAAAGGTAGTCGAAACTGAGAAGGTTTTGAATGGCTTGATTCGGGCGTTGCAAGATGGTTGAAATACTTCAGCCTTCAGTCTTCAACCTAAATAGCTGGGTAGTTACGAATAGACGGCTGAACTTTTACAAAATATCCATGCCATGGTATGAATGTCGAATAATGAAAGATCGAAAATCATCAGTTAAGAAGGATTCACGCATGGTCTTGGAAGTGCCGGGATTTGTTGGGGGCGCCATTGCCGCCGACATTAAGAAAAAGGGAGAGAAGGACCTGGCTATCGTGTTTTCCGAAGTCCCGGCCTGTGCTGCCGGTGTGTTTACAAAAAACAGGGTACAGGCCGCTCCGGTGCGGGTTGACAAAGAGCGGATTGCATCCGGTCGTGCCCAGGCCATTGTGGCAAATAGCGGCAATGCCAATGCCTGCACGGGATCACGCGGAATTGAAGACGCCACGGCCATGGCTCGTGCTACGGCCAAGGCTCTGGGGATAGGAGATGAATTGGTCCTGGTGGCCTCGACAGGTGTTATCGGGCAACCTCTAAATCTTTGCGCTATTGAGGCGGCCATCCCGAAGCTTGCCGGACAACTCAGCCGCACGGGGCTTTTTGAGGTGGCGCAGGCTATCATGACGACCGATACGTTTCCCAAGGCTGCCTCAAGGAAGGTGTTTGTTGGAGAGAGGGCCTTTAGCGTGGCTGCCGTGGCAAAAGGCGCGGGCATGATTCGACCGGACATGGCCACAATGCTCTGTTTTGTTTGCACAGACGTGAGTGCAACGCCGCAAGCCCTGGACGCGATCCTGAGAAAAGCCGTGGCACAGTCCTTTAATGCAATCACGGTGGATGGAGACACAAGCACTAATGACACGGTCCTTGTCCTTGCTAATGGCCTGTCTGGAGTGAATCTGGGAGAAGCCTCTTGCGCTGAAGCATTTCAAAAGACCCTGAACGAGGTCCTCTCCACCCTGGCTTTTCAGATCGTCCAGGACGGAGAGGGGGCTACAAAACTGGTTAGAGTCGAGGTGAAAGGGGCGGCAAGTGACGAAGACGCCAGGCAGGTGGCTTATACGATTGCCGAGTCCCCTTTGGTAAAAACAGCTCTTTTCGGAGAGGATGCCAACTGGGGCAGGATCATGGCCGCCATTGGCCGGGCCGGCGTTCCCGTCAACCCTGAAACCATTCAAATCTGTTTCGATGAGGTCCGGATCGTTAAGGACGGACAGGGGTGTGGTAGCGAGGCAGAAGCAGAGGCCACGAGGATCTTTAAGAACGATCAATTCAGCATCACTGTTGACCTCGAGCTTGGCAGCAGTGCCGCCACAGTACACACGTGCGATCTGTCGACAGATTACGTCAAAATCAATGCCGATTACCGCACGTAGTGAGATGTTTCATGCACTATATTGACTATTCCCATCAGCACGAACTGGTCGAGCATGATTTTTTGGGCTGCTGCAAGGATTGTCAGCGCAGTCTGGAGATAATAAAACCCCACATCATGGCGTTTACCAAACGGATTAAGGGTTATACCCGCAACATGCTTGCGGCGCTCAGCCCTGAGGATCTCTATCGCCTTTACCGGATTCTGGATGATCTGGCCCATATGGAGGCTGGCGTTCATCTTGCCGGGCTGATCCTGGACGAGTCCGACATCCGGAGGGAACTTCCGGTGATCCGTTCGTATTATGCTGCGTTTTTCGACATCCATGAGGTGCACCTGGCAGAGGACTTGCTCAAATCGGATGCCCCGTGGGAAACCTTGAAATCCTTTCCCCTCTATCCCCGTTATTTGGCGCTGGTGAGAAACCAGATCGAGGCTATGCATATAGCGCCGGACAGCATCCTGGTCTTTATCGGATGCGGTCCTGTGCCCGCGAGCCTGATCCTCATGAGCCGGCTGTACGGCATACGGTCTGTCGGCCTGGAGAACTCCTCCGAAACCGTTGAGCTGGCAAAAAAGGTCATCCAATGTCTTGGGCTGGGAAAAGAGATCGAAATAGTCCACGGGGATGACTCCAATCTCAAAGAACTCGATTGGGATATAGCGCTGATTTCGGCCCTGGCAGAACCCAAAGCGCGGATTTTTCAAAGCCTCCGCCAAGTCTTAAGGGAACGGGGAAAGCATGTTCCGGTTGTTTTCCGGACTTATACCGGGATGCGTGCCGTCCTGTATGAACCGGTTCAACCCGGCGATATCGAAGGATTCAGGATCGCAAGAGAGATTTTTCCTACGGGCCGGGTCAATAATACGACCGTTCTTGCGGAGTTGGATGAGTGAAAGAGGAGTCTCTCGATTCTATCAAGCATGAATTCATGGACATCTATGCTGCCATCCGTGATCTGTCGGATGGAGAGATCCTTAACGGTCCTGATGATGTTTTCCGTCCCCATTTTCAAAGGCTGCAACGCCTGGCCGCAACGGATGTTGACGATCATGCGGCGGAAGGAATCCTAAGCGACCGGGAGT
This DNA window, taken from Deltaproteobacteria bacterium, encodes the following:
- a CDS encoding four helix bundle protein, with protein sequence MRDHTKLRAFELAGEVAVLVYRVTARFPREELYGLTSQMRRAAISIPSNIVEGCARDSQADYLRFLHIAFGSLRELHYQLSLSKRLGFLSNENSSLIEPKVVETEKVLNGLIRALQDG
- the argJ gene encoding bifunctional glutamate N-acetyltransferase/amino-acid acetyltransferase ArgJ, which gives rise to MVLEVPGFVGGAIAADIKKKGEKDLAIVFSEVPACAAGVFTKNRVQAAPVRVDKERIASGRAQAIVANSGNANACTGSRGIEDATAMARATAKALGIGDELVLVASTGVIGQPLNLCAIEAAIPKLAGQLSRTGLFEVAQAIMTTDTFPKAASRKVFVGERAFSVAAVAKGAGMIRPDMATMLCFVCTDVSATPQALDAILRKAVAQSFNAITVDGDTSTNDTVLVLANGLSGVNLGEASCAEAFQKTLNEVLSTLAFQIVQDGEGATKLVRVEVKGAASDEDARQVAYTIAESPLVKTALFGEDANWGRIMAAIGRAGVPVNPETIQICFDEVRIVKDGQGCGSEAEAEATRIFKNDQFSITVDLELGSSAATVHTCDLSTDYVKINADYRT
- a CDS encoding class I SAM-dependent methyltransferase encodes the protein MHYIDYSHQHELVEHDFLGCCKDCQRSLEIIKPHIMAFTKRIKGYTRNMLAALSPEDLYRLYRILDDLAHMEAGVHLAGLILDESDIRRELPVIRSYYAAFFDIHEVHLAEDLLKSDAPWETLKSFPLYPRYLALVRNQIEAMHIAPDSILVFIGCGPVPASLILMSRLYGIRSVGLENSSETVELAKKVIQCLGLGKEIEIVHGDDSNLKELDWDIALISALAEPKARIFQSLRQVLRERGKHVPVVFRTYTGMRAVLYEPVQPGDIEGFRIAREIFPTGRVNNTTVLAELDE